The following coding sequences lie in one Streptomyces xiamenensis genomic window:
- a CDS encoding peptidoglycan recognition protein family protein, with translation MRAFIASTIGVTCAAALAVPLVVPLGTGSAVAASAPRTAATTTEASGIQSLPLEPLAPAARSADGGGEVGLPARETEPFSLLGVVWADAAEELHGEAEVRTRALDGEWSGWQPLETHTDHAPDRNTAEAAAGALRGGTAPLWVGASDAVEVRVWPEDGTAPVTGLPEGLSLELIDPDTGVDAAVAVDAAGTSVATADRGATPATGVSGVSGDGAQSAPAAYPGPRPPITTRAGWGADESLRESAFAYTDMVKTVFVHHTAGGNNYSCAEAPAIIRGIYRYHVQSQGWRDVGYNFFVDKCGTIYEGRAGGVDRAVQGAHTAGFNHNSMGVALLGSHGSSAPTKEALNAVSQLSAWKLGLSGINPKSSRNRTSMGGGLYAKGVTVKMANISGHRDGFATECPGEQLYAQLPAIRSTAAGFQGR, from the coding sequence ATGCGTGCATTCATTGCTTCCACCATCGGTGTCACCTGTGCTGCCGCACTCGCCGTCCCGCTCGTTGTGCCCCTGGGCACCGGGAGTGCCGTCGCCGCGTCCGCCCCGCGTACGGCCGCCACCACCACGGAGGCGAGCGGCATTCAGTCGCTGCCGCTCGAACCGCTCGCTCCCGCGGCCCGTTCGGCGGACGGCGGCGGGGAGGTGGGGCTGCCGGCCCGGGAGACCGAACCGTTCTCGCTGCTCGGCGTCGTGTGGGCGGACGCAGCCGAGGAGTTGCACGGCGAGGCCGAGGTGCGCACCCGCGCCCTGGACGGCGAGTGGTCCGGATGGCAGCCGCTGGAGACCCACACCGACCACGCCCCGGACCGGAACACCGCGGAGGCGGCGGCCGGCGCGCTGCGCGGCGGCACGGCGCCGCTGTGGGTGGGCGCCTCGGACGCCGTCGAGGTGCGGGTGTGGCCCGAGGACGGCACGGCGCCGGTGACCGGGCTCCCCGAGGGACTGAGCCTGGAACTCATCGACCCGGACACCGGCGTGGACGCCGCGGTCGCCGTCGACGCCGCCGGCACCAGCGTGGCCACCGCCGACCGGGGCGCCACACCCGCCACGGGTGTCTCGGGCGTCTCGGGCGACGGAGCACAGTCCGCCCCCGCCGCGTACCCGGGGCCGCGCCCGCCGATCACCACCCGGGCCGGCTGGGGCGCCGACGAGAGCCTGCGCGAGAGCGCCTTCGCCTACACCGACATGGTGAAGACGGTCTTCGTGCACCACACCGCGGGCGGCAACAACTACTCCTGTGCGGAGGCCCCCGCCATCATCCGCGGCATCTACCGGTACCACGTGCAGTCCCAGGGCTGGCGGGACGTCGGCTACAACTTCTTCGTGGACAAGTGCGGCACCATCTACGAGGGCCGGGCCGGCGGCGTGGACCGGGCCGTGCAGGGCGCGCACACCGCCGGGTTCAACCACAACAGCATGGGCGTGGCCCTGCTGGGCAGCCACGGCTCCAGCGCCCCCACCAAGGAGGCCCTGAACGCGGTCTCCCAGCTGTCGGCCTGGAAGCTGGGCCTGTCCGGCATCAACCCCAAGAGCTCCCGCAACCGCACCTCGATGGGCGGCGGCCTCTACGCGAAGGGCGTCACGGTGAAGATGGCCAACATCTCGGGCCACCGCGACGGCTTCGCCACCGAGTGCCCCGGTGAGCAGCTGTACGCGCAGCTGCCCGCCATCCGTTCCACCGCGGCCGGGTTCCAGGGCCGCTGA
- a CDS encoding glycosyltransferase family 2 protein, which produces MTSTPPPAVSVIMPVLNEERHLRSSVQHILAQEYAGELEVVIALGPSADDTDRIAQELVAEDARVKTVANPTGRTPAGLNAAIRASRHPVVVRVDGHGMLSPDYIATAVRLLEETGAANVGGIMHAEGENDWERAVACAMTSKIGVGNAAFHTGGQAGEAETVYLGVFRREVLEAQGGYNEEFIRAQDWELNFRIRQAGGMIWFSPELLVSYRPRPSVRALAKQYLHYGRWRHVVARYHAGSINPRYLAPPTALVAIAAGIVVGAVLTPWAFVVPAGYLAAITLGSIPAGKGTSAGVRLRIPVALATMHMSWGWGFLTSPRKLARRVKASSVERQAGAHQM; this is translated from the coding sequence GTGACCAGCACCCCGCCCCCCGCCGTGTCCGTCATCATGCCGGTGCTCAACGAGGAACGGCATCTGCGCAGTTCCGTCCAGCACATCCTGGCCCAGGAGTATGCCGGTGAGCTCGAGGTCGTCATCGCCCTCGGCCCCAGCGCCGACGACACCGACCGGATCGCCCAGGAACTCGTCGCCGAGGACGCGCGGGTCAAGACCGTCGCCAACCCCACCGGGCGGACCCCGGCCGGGCTGAACGCCGCCATCAGGGCGTCCCGGCACCCGGTCGTCGTGCGGGTCGACGGGCACGGGATGCTCTCCCCCGACTACATCGCCACCGCTGTGCGCCTCCTGGAGGAGACCGGCGCGGCCAACGTCGGCGGCATCATGCACGCCGAGGGCGAGAACGACTGGGAGCGGGCCGTCGCCTGCGCCATGACCTCGAAGATCGGCGTCGGCAACGCCGCCTTCCACACCGGCGGGCAGGCCGGCGAGGCCGAGACCGTGTACCTGGGCGTCTTCCGACGCGAGGTGCTGGAGGCCCAGGGCGGCTACAACGAGGAGTTCATCCGGGCCCAGGACTGGGAGCTGAACTTCCGCATCCGGCAGGCCGGCGGGATGATCTGGTTCTCCCCCGAGCTGCTGGTCTCCTACCGGCCCCGGCCCAGCGTCCGGGCGCTCGCCAAGCAGTATCTGCACTACGGCCGCTGGCGGCACGTGGTCGCCCGCTACCACGCCGGGTCGATCAACCCGCGCTACCTCGCCCCGCCCACCGCCCTGGTCGCCATCGCGGCCGGGATCGTCGTCGGCGCGGTGCTCACCCCTTGGGCCTTCGTGGTGCCGGCCGGCTACCTGGCCGCGATCACCCTCGGCTCGATCCCGGCCGGCAAGGGCACCTCGGCCGGGGTGCGGCTACGGATCCCGGTGGCGCTGGCGACCATGCACATGTCGTGGGGCTGGGGCTTCCTCACCAGCCCTCGCAAGCTGGCCCGCCGGGTCAAGGCCAGCAGCGTCGAGCGGCAGGCCGGCGCTCACCAGATGTGA
- a CDS encoding LCP family protein: MPHKSDTPDAPDAAAATEDSATAGGDEEPGEIPGPSRPPGRRRWVRVLRWTAGGLAVAVLGTAGAGYLYLRHLNSNLTKEELNLGSKPPLPRATPNAEGQTPINILLLGSDSRGSQANAELGGARDNADRPGLADTQMLIHVSADRGHISALSIPRDTRVTIPECTDPKDGTVYPETERTINTSIQHGGPGCTVATWEELTGIPIDHFMMVEFAGAVSLADAVGGVPVCVADNVHDEDSGLHLEAGTTEVKGEQALQWLRTRHGFEDGSDIGRTKAQQMYFTAMATELQQGTKLTDPVQLMDLAEAATDALTVDPGLGSVEALYDLGEDVKNVPSDAMTMVTMPWLPDPQRPAAHVIPDAERAERIFSAIRNDVALDDAEGLRAAEEAEAERLAAEAPDPAPAEEIAVAVRNGTGTAAIGPVPGRASQVAGALYGEGYTQAYADDTWVTQDATTLGYPAGDPQRLADARAVAEALGLPASAVRESEGTTVLVLTIGADWREGTLYAAPQEEPDADAEEAGAGDAGDRERDDVPEEILREDEAVTGKDENACMTVNPLHIW; encoded by the coding sequence GTGCCTCATAAATCCGATACACCCGACGCACCCGACGCGGCGGCGGCAACCGAGGACAGCGCGACGGCCGGCGGGGACGAGGAACCGGGAGAGATACCCGGCCCGTCCCGCCCGCCGGGGCGCCGCCGCTGGGTGCGCGTGCTGCGCTGGACGGCCGGCGGCCTGGCGGTCGCCGTCCTGGGCACCGCGGGCGCCGGCTACCTCTACCTCCGGCACCTCAACAGCAACCTCACCAAGGAGGAGCTGAACCTGGGCAGCAAACCCCCGCTGCCCCGCGCCACCCCCAACGCCGAGGGCCAGACCCCGATCAACATCCTGCTGCTCGGCTCCGACAGCCGCGGCTCGCAGGCCAACGCCGAACTGGGGGGCGCCCGCGACAACGCGGACCGCCCCGGCCTGGCCGACACCCAGATGCTCATCCACGTCTCGGCCGACCGCGGCCACATCTCGGCGCTCAGCATCCCGCGCGACACCCGCGTCACCATCCCCGAGTGCACCGACCCCAAGGACGGCACGGTCTACCCGGAGACCGAACGCACCATCAACACCTCCATCCAGCACGGCGGCCCCGGCTGCACCGTGGCCACCTGGGAGGAGCTGACCGGCATCCCCATCGACCACTTCATGATGGTCGAGTTCGCCGGGGCGGTCTCCCTGGCCGACGCGGTGGGCGGCGTACCGGTGTGCGTGGCCGACAACGTGCACGACGAGGACTCGGGCCTGCACCTGGAGGCCGGCACCACCGAGGTCAAGGGCGAGCAGGCGCTCCAGTGGCTGCGCACCCGGCACGGCTTCGAGGACGGCAGCGACATCGGCCGCACCAAGGCCCAGCAGATGTACTTCACGGCGATGGCCACCGAGTTGCAGCAGGGCACGAAGCTGACGGACCCCGTACAGCTGATGGACCTGGCCGAGGCCGCCACCGACGCGCTCACCGTGGACCCGGGCCTGGGCAGCGTCGAGGCGCTGTACGACCTGGGCGAGGACGTGAAGAACGTGCCGAGCGACGCGATGACGATGGTGACCATGCCGTGGCTGCCCGACCCGCAGCGCCCCGCCGCCCATGTCATCCCGGACGCCGAGCGCGCCGAGCGGATCTTCTCGGCGATCCGCAACGATGTGGCCCTGGACGACGCCGAGGGGCTGCGCGCGGCCGAGGAGGCGGAGGCGGAGCGGCTGGCCGCCGAGGCGCCGGACCCGGCCCCCGCGGAGGAGATCGCGGTGGCCGTGCGCAACGGCACGGGCACCGCCGCCATCGGCCCGGTCCCCGGGCGCGCCTCACAGGTCGCGGGCGCGCTGTACGGGGAGGGCTACACCCAGGCGTACGCGGACGACACCTGGGTCACCCAGGACGCGACGACGCTCGGCTACCCGGCCGGGGACCCGCAGCGGCTGGCGGACGCGCGGGCGGTGGCGGAGGCCCTGGGCCTGCCGGCGAGCGCCGTGCGCGAGAGCGAGGGCACGACGGTGCTGGTCCTGACGATCGGCGCGGACTGGCGCGAGGGCACGCTGTACGCGGCACCGCAGGAGGAGCCCGACGCGGACGCTGAGGAGGCCGGGGCCGGGGACGCCGGGGACCGTGAACGGGACGACGTCCCCGAGGAGATCCTGCGGGAGGACGAGGCGGTGACCGGCAAGGACGAGAACGCCTGCATGACGGTCAACCCGCTTCACATCTGGTGA
- a CDS encoding acyl-CoA thioesterase, which translates to MTDPVISRPENDLPGKPTGASRTTLSHIMTQNDTNLMGTVHGGVIMKLVDDAAGAVAGRHSGGPAVTASMDEMVFLEPVKVGDLVHVHAQCNWTGRSSMEIGVKVMAERWNESTPATRVGTAYLVFAAVDDNGKPRPVPPVVPENDEDRRRHQEAQIRRSHRLARRRAIKESRGA; encoded by the coding sequence ATGACAGATCCCGTCATTTCCCGCCCGGAGAACGATCTTCCCGGCAAGCCCACCGGTGCCTCGCGCACCACCCTGTCGCACATCATGACCCAGAACGACACCAATCTGATGGGAACCGTGCACGGGGGAGTCATCATGAAGCTCGTCGACGACGCCGCGGGCGCCGTCGCGGGACGGCACTCCGGCGGCCCCGCCGTCACCGCCTCGATGGACGAGATGGTGTTTCTGGAGCCCGTGAAGGTCGGCGACTTGGTGCATGTACACGCCCAGTGCAACTGGACGGGCCGCTCCTCCATGGAGATCGGTGTCAAGGTCATGGCCGAGCGCTGGAACGAGTCCACCCCCGCCACCCGGGTCGGCACCGCCTACCTCGTCTTCGCCGCCGTCGACGACAACGGAAAGCCCCGCCCCGTCCCCCCGGTCGTGCCCGAGAACGACGAGGACCGCCGCCGTCACCAGGAGGCGCAGATCCGCCGCAGCCACCGGCTGGCCAGGCGGCGGGCCATCAAGGAGTCGCGCGGCGCGTGA
- a CDS encoding UDP-glucose dehydrogenase family protein, with protein sequence MPPLKITVIGTGYLGATHAAAMAELGFEVLGLDIAEEKIDLLRAGRAPMYEPGLEELLRRHVAGIEGSTGRLRFTTSYPEAGEFGDVHFICVTTPQKAGEYACDMSYVDAAVTSLAPHLNRPALVVGKSTVPVGSAARLAALISSLAPAAADIDLAWNPEFLREGYAVQDTLHPDRIVAGVTGERAETLLRQVYATPIAEGSPFLATDLPTAELVKTAANAFLSTKISFINAMAEICEAADGDVVRLAEALGYDDRIGHKFLRAGIGFGGGCLPKDIRAFMARAGELGVDQALTFLREVDSINMRRRAHMIELTQEALGGSVLGRRIAILGATFKPDSDDVRDSPALNVAGQLHLQGAQVTVYDPKGTENARAVFPTLRYADTALTAARGADAVLHLTEWREFGELDPAALSEVVTERRILDGRNTLDPAVWRKAGWTYRAMGRPTA encoded by the coding sequence ATGCCCCCGCTCAAGATCACCGTCATCGGCACCGGCTATCTCGGCGCGACCCATGCCGCCGCCATGGCCGAACTGGGCTTCGAGGTGCTGGGCCTCGACATCGCCGAGGAGAAGATCGACCTGCTCAGAGCAGGCCGTGCCCCGATGTACGAGCCGGGCCTCGAAGAGCTGCTGCGCCGTCATGTGGCCGGCATCGAGGGCTCGACGGGGCGGCTGCGCTTCACCACCTCCTACCCGGAGGCCGGGGAGTTCGGCGATGTGCACTTCATCTGCGTCACCACCCCGCAGAAGGCGGGCGAGTACGCCTGCGACATGAGCTACGTGGACGCGGCCGTCACCTCGCTCGCCCCGCATCTGAACCGCCCGGCGCTGGTGGTCGGCAAGTCCACCGTCCCGGTCGGCTCCGCCGCCCGGCTCGCCGCGCTCATCTCCTCACTCGCCCCGGCGGCGGCCGACATCGACCTGGCCTGGAACCCCGAGTTCCTGCGCGAGGGCTACGCGGTCCAGGACACGCTGCACCCCGACCGGATCGTCGCCGGCGTCACCGGAGAGCGCGCCGAGACGCTGCTGCGCCAGGTGTACGCGACCCCGATCGCCGAGGGCTCCCCGTTCCTGGCCACCGACCTGCCCACGGCCGAGCTGGTCAAGACGGCGGCCAACGCCTTCCTGTCCACCAAGATCTCCTTCATCAACGCGATGGCCGAGATCTGCGAGGCGGCCGACGGCGACGTGGTGCGGCTGGCCGAGGCGCTCGGGTACGACGACCGGATCGGCCACAAGTTCCTGCGGGCCGGCATCGGCTTCGGCGGCGGCTGCCTGCCCAAGGACATCCGCGCCTTCATGGCCCGGGCCGGTGAGCTCGGCGTGGACCAGGCGCTCACCTTCCTGCGCGAGGTCGACTCCATCAACATGCGGCGCCGCGCCCACATGATCGAGCTGACCCAGGAGGCCCTGGGCGGCTCGGTGCTCGGCCGGCGGATCGCCATCCTCGGCGCCACCTTCAAGCCGGACTCCGACGACGTACGGGACTCCCCGGCGCTCAACGTCGCGGGCCAGCTCCACCTCCAGGGCGCCCAGGTGACGGTGTACGACCCCAAGGGCACCGAGAACGCCCGCGCCGTCTTCCCCACCCTGCGCTACGCGGACACCGCGCTGACCGCGGCCCGGGGCGCGGACGCCGTGCTGCACCTGACGGAGTGGCGCGAGTTCGGCGAGCTGGACCCGGCCGCGCTGAGCGAGGTGGTCACCGAGCGCCGCATCCTGGACGGGCGCAACACCCTGGACCCGGCGGTGTGGCGCAAGGCCGGCTGGACGTACCGGGCGATGGGCCGCCCCACCGCGTGA
- a CDS encoding TIGR03089 family protein: protein MNSSEHTPADLLRSALAADAGRPLVTYYDDTLGARVELSATTLANWVAKMANALQDDLVVERGQRLALLLPAHWQTAAWLLACAATGVVADIDGDPEDADAVVAGPDRIEEARACRGERIAVSLHPLGARFPAGPPDGFQDHALLIPGQGDAFTSFDPPGPEDPVLVVEGQEMTGAEVLAAAREDAGDLGLSAGARLLSLRGYDTWEGLSAGLFAPLAAGASVVLAPGADRLEEAALAARRTSEGVTHFAD, encoded by the coding sequence ATGAACTCTTCCGAACACACCCCCGCCGACCTGCTGCGTTCCGCCCTGGCCGCGGACGCGGGACGTCCCCTGGTGACGTACTACGACGACACCCTCGGTGCCCGCGTGGAACTCTCCGCGACCACCCTCGCCAATTGGGTGGCGAAGATGGCCAACGCCCTCCAGGACGACCTCGTCGTCGAGCGCGGGCAGCGCCTCGCCCTGCTGCTGCCCGCACACTGGCAGACCGCCGCCTGGCTGCTGGCGTGCGCCGCCACCGGAGTCGTCGCCGACATCGACGGCGACCCCGAGGACGCCGATGCCGTCGTCGCCGGCCCCGACCGGATCGAGGAGGCCCGTGCCTGTCGCGGTGAGCGCATCGCGGTCAGCCTGCACCCGCTCGGTGCCCGCTTCCCCGCCGGTCCGCCGGACGGCTTCCAGGACCACGCGTTGCTCATCCCCGGGCAGGGCGACGCCTTCACCTCCTTCGACCCGCCGGGGCCCGAGGACCCGGTGCTGGTGGTCGAGGGCCAGGAGATGACCGGCGCCGAAGTGCTGGCCGCCGCCCGCGAGGACGCCGGCGACCTCGGCCTGTCCGCCGGTGCCCGGCTGCTGTCCCTGCGCGGCTACGACACCTGGGAGGGGCTGTCCGCGGGGCTGTTCGCACCGCTGGCGGCCGGCGCCTCGGTGGTGCTGGCTCCCGGCGCGGACCGGCTGGAGGAGGCGGCGCTCGCCGCCCGCCGGACGAGCGAGGGCGTCACCCACTTCGCCGACTGA
- a CDS encoding DNA-3-methyladenine glycosylase family protein gives MTERPLEEHWTPPGSQPYDLRRSIGVLRRGPYDPAFGSDPDGTLWRATRTPRGPATLRLRQDHAPDRTVRAAAWGPGAAWVLERLPALLGGEDDPSGFVPRHRVVAESWRRNQGLRLIRTGQVMEVLVPCVLEQRVTTEDAHRSWRLLLRRFGEPAPGAPQLYVPPDARTLVRVPSWEWHRAGVDGKRSAAIVRAARVARRMEEAAAMDLPAAVARLCAIDGIGPWTAAETLQRSNGAPDAVTVGDLHLPGLIGYALTGERGADDARMLELLEPYAGQRHRAARLILLSGVAPARRAPRQRHARIARL, from the coding sequence ATGACCGAACGCCCTCTCGAAGAACACTGGACCCCACCCGGGTCCCAGCCGTACGACCTGCGCCGCAGCATCGGAGTGCTGCGGCGCGGGCCGTACGACCCCGCGTTCGGCAGCGACCCCGACGGCACGCTGTGGCGGGCGACCCGCACCCCGCGGGGACCGGCCACGCTGCGGCTGCGCCAGGACCACGCGCCGGACCGCACCGTGCGCGCCGCCGCCTGGGGGCCGGGCGCCGCCTGGGTGCTGGAACGGCTGCCGGCCCTGCTGGGCGGCGAGGACGACCCGTCCGGCTTCGTCCCCCGGCACCGGGTGGTGGCCGAGTCCTGGCGCCGCAACCAGGGTCTGCGGCTGATCCGTACCGGCCAGGTCATGGAGGTCCTGGTGCCCTGCGTGCTGGAGCAGCGGGTCACCACCGAGGACGCGCACCGTTCGTGGCGGCTGCTGCTGCGCCGGTTCGGCGAACCGGCCCCGGGGGCGCCGCAGCTGTACGTGCCGCCGGACGCGCGCACCCTGGTCCGCGTCCCGTCGTGGGAGTGGCACCGGGCGGGGGTGGACGGCAAGCGGTCGGCGGCGATCGTCCGGGCGGCCCGCGTGGCGCGCCGGATGGAGGAGGCGGCGGCGATGGACCTGCCGGCGGCCGTCGCCCGGCTGTGCGCGATCGACGGCATCGGCCCCTGGACGGCGGCCGAGACGCTGCAGCGCAGCAACGGCGCGCCGGACGCGGTGACGGTCGGGGATCTGCATCTGCCCGGCCTGATCGGCTACGCGCTCACCGGGGAGCGGGGCGCGGACGACGCCCGGATGCTGGAGTTGCTGGAGCCGTACGCCGGGCAGCGCCACCGGGCGGCCCGGCTGATCCTGCTGTCGGGGGTCGCCCCGGCCCGGCGCGCCCCGCGCCAGCGGCACGCGCGGATCGCCCGGCTGTGA
- a CDS encoding LCP family protein: MSDWPQGWTDDDQPRADRYGRGSGGGPEGARVMPHVRRPAPGGTPQGPPQPRGGGHDAYDDGYSEGQVYRGSGQGGPRHPGPPPAARGPYDGDGPPRRPVRWGRRIGYSALALVLVLLVIATGTYFWANSKLNREVDLASVEDRPDSGKGTNYLIVGSDSREGLSDEQKNDLSTGSAEGKRTDTMILLHVGDNGSTMISLPRDSWVTIPEFTGSVSGNRIPAQQQKLNAAFSIEGPELLVRTVEYNTGVRIDHYVEVGFGGFANVVDALGGVEMCFDKAIQDKNSGADFAEGCQTLNGAESLAFNRQRYQEAEGDLGRTKNQQKFLGALAGQTGSPATVLNPFKLYPTLSATTDALIVDKDMSLWQLGRMFLAMRGAEQMNIPVANPGYATDKGSAVLWDMDQTELLMSQIINDEKVTVGVKD; the protein is encoded by the coding sequence ATGAGCGACTGGCCCCAGGGATGGACGGACGACGATCAGCCGCGCGCGGACCGCTACGGGCGGGGCAGCGGCGGCGGCCCCGAGGGCGCCCGGGTGATGCCGCACGTACGGCGGCCCGCGCCCGGCGGCACACCCCAGGGGCCCCCGCAGCCGAGAGGCGGCGGCCATGACGCGTACGACGACGGCTACAGCGAGGGGCAGGTCTACCGGGGCTCGGGGCAGGGCGGCCCGCGCCATCCCGGTCCGCCGCCGGCCGCGCGGGGCCCGTACGACGGCGACGGGCCGCCGCGGCGGCCCGTCCGCTGGGGACGGCGGATAGGGTACTCGGCGCTCGCGCTGGTGCTGGTGCTGCTGGTGATCGCGACCGGCACCTACTTCTGGGCGAACAGCAAGCTCAACCGTGAGGTGGACCTCGCCTCCGTCGAGGACCGGCCGGACAGCGGCAAGGGCACCAACTATCTGATCGTGGGCTCGGACAGCCGCGAGGGGCTGAGCGACGAGCAGAAGAACGATCTGTCCACCGGCTCGGCCGAGGGCAAGCGCACGGACACCATGATCCTGCTGCACGTCGGCGACAACGGCTCCACGATGATCTCGCTGCCGCGTGACTCGTGGGTGACGATCCCGGAGTTCACCGGCTCGGTGTCCGGCAACCGCATCCCGGCCCAGCAGCAGAAGCTCAACGCCGCCTTCTCCATCGAGGGCCCCGAGCTGCTGGTGCGGACAGTGGAGTACAACACCGGGGTGCGCATCGACCACTACGTGGAGGTCGGCTTCGGCGGTTTCGCCAATGTGGTGGACGCGCTGGGCGGGGTCGAGATGTGCTTCGACAAGGCCATCCAGGACAAGAACAGCGGCGCCGACTTCGCCGAGGGCTGCCAGACGCTGAACGGCGCCGAGTCGCTGGCGTTCAACCGGCAGCGGTACCAGGAGGCCGAGGGCGACCTGGGCCGTACCAAGAACCAGCAGAAGTTCCTGGGCGCGCTGGCCGGCCAGACCGGCTCCCCGGCCACCGTGCTGAACCCGTTCAAGCTGTACCCGACGCTGAGCGCCACCACGGACGCGCTGATCGTCGACAAGGACATGAGCCTGTGGCAGCTGGGCCGGATGTTCCTGGCGATGCGCGGCGCCGAGCAGATGAACATCCCGGTCGCCAACCCGGGTTACGCCACCGACAAGGGCTCGGCGGTGCTGTGGGACATGGATCAGACCGAACTGCTGATGAGCCAGATCATCAACGACGAGAAGGTCACCGTCGGCGTGAAGGACTGA
- a CDS encoding LCP family protein: MSVRFRIAATLAALLLTISGVGHAVVSKVENGVERVDPFAGLRDQDRPDGDPGLNLLVIGTDTRDGLTDEERRAYHLGGEGCHCADSIMLVHLSATGDRASIVSLPRDTLTALPEPAKLNAALSQGGPELMVSAVENLTDLRIDHYLEVNFVSFMRAVDAVGGVEVCTPRPLQDEKSGLDLPAGTSTLTGGEALQYARARTVDPTADFGRMQRQQRLLAALATKALATPARIPATAEALLTSVRADSGFGAQEMLDLAEILAGPNRTTIDYASVPVADRDHTHPDLGSTVLWNEREAAALFTTLKKDLPLPIPKTPTAATTHPTQPANDTLCE, from the coding sequence ATGTCTGTGAGGTTCCGGATCGCCGCCACCCTCGCCGCCCTGCTGCTGACCATCAGCGGGGTCGGTCACGCCGTGGTCAGCAAGGTGGAGAACGGCGTCGAACGCGTCGACCCCTTCGCCGGCCTCCGCGACCAGGACCGCCCGGACGGCGACCCCGGGCTGAACCTCCTGGTCATCGGCACCGACACCCGCGACGGCCTGACCGACGAGGAACGGCGCGCCTACCACCTGGGCGGCGAGGGCTGCCACTGCGCGGACAGCATCATGCTGGTCCACCTCTCCGCCACGGGGGACCGCGCCTCCATCGTCAGCCTCCCGCGCGACACCCTGACCGCCCTCCCCGAACCCGCCAAGCTGAACGCCGCCCTCTCCCAAGGCGGTCCGGAACTCATGGTGAGCGCCGTCGAGAACCTCACCGACCTGCGGATCGACCACTACCTCGAAGTGAACTTCGTCAGCTTCATGCGCGCGGTCGACGCGGTCGGCGGCGTCGAGGTCTGCACCCCGCGCCCCCTCCAGGACGAGAAATCCGGCCTCGACCTCCCCGCCGGCACCTCCACCCTCACCGGCGGCGAGGCCCTCCAGTACGCCCGCGCCCGCACCGTCGACCCCACGGCCGACTTCGGCCGCATGCAACGCCAGCAGCGCCTGCTGGCCGCACTGGCCACCAAGGCCCTGGCCACCCCCGCCCGCATCCCGGCCACCGCCGAGGCCCTGCTGACCTCCGTCCGCGCGGACTCCGGCTTCGGCGCCCAGGAGATGCTCGACCTGGCCGAGATCCTCGCCGGCCCGAACCGCACGACGATCGACTACGCCTCGGTCCCCGTCGCCGACCGCGACCACACCCACCCCGACCTGGGCTCCACGGTCCTGTGGAACGAACGCGAGGCGGCAGCCCTGTTCACCACCCTGAAGAAGGACCTCCCCCTCCCCATCCCGAAAACCCCCACGGCGGCGACAACCCACCCGACTCAGCCGGCGAACGACACACTCTGCGAATGA